From the genome of Cryptococcus neoformans var. neoformans B-3501A chromosome 1, whole genome shotgun sequence, one region includes:
- a CDS encoding hypothetical protein (Match to EST gb|CF192369.1|CF192369; Similar to gi|45549580|gb|AAS67696.1| Sec14-like [Melampsora lini], FASTA scores: opt: 669, E(): 2e-37, (66.225% identity (87.417% similar) in 151 aa overlap (52-202:1-150)); HMMPfam hit to CRAL_TRIO_N, CRAL/TRIO, N-terminus, score: 82.9, E(): 7.9e-22), whose protein sequence is MSAYDPLSGHPGHLSEAQETALKEFRQELTTEELIPADWEALVQRIGYNRFDDQTLLRFLRARKFDLPKAKLMWANNEKWRKQFGADEIAANGFDYPEQSQVVKYYPQFYHKTDNDGRPVYIEQLGKLDINKLYAITTQDRQLKRLVSEYEKFLRDRLPASSKMTGHLVETSCTILDLYNAGISTFYKVKDYVRAASAVGQNNSRSDGTHVYHQCTISLLNRLVSH, encoded by the exons ATGAGC GCCTATGATCCTCTTTCCGGCCACCCGGGCCATCT CTCTGAGGCTCAAGAAACTGCTTTGAAGGAATTTCGCCAAGAGCTCACTACCGAAGAACTCATTCCGGCGGATTGGGAAGCTCTGGTTCAGCGAATCGGGTACAACCGTTTTGACGACCAGACATTACTTCGTTTCCTGCGGGCAAGAAAATTTGACCTGCCCAAAGCCAAGTTGATGTGGGCGAACAATGAAAAATGGAGAAAGCAGTTTGGAGCGGATGAGATTGCTGC CAATGGCTTCGACTACCCCGAACAAAGTCAAGTGGTCAAGTACTACCCTCAGTTCTACCATAAAACCGACAATGACGGCCGACCTGTATATATTGAACAACTCGGCAAGCTCGATATCAACAAACTCTATGCCATCACAACGCAAGACCGACAGCTGAAGAGGTTGGTTTCAGAATATGAGAAGTTTTTGAGGGATAGGCTGCCTGCCTCATCGAAGATGACGGGTCATCTTGTGGAAACTAGCTGTACCATTTTGGATCTGTACAATGCCGGTATTTCTACATTTTACAAAG TGAAAGATTATGTCAGAGCAGCCAGCGCCGTCGGCCAAAACAACT CCCGAAGTGATGGGACACATGTTTATCATCAAT GCACCATATCTCTTCTCAACCGTCTGGTCTCTCATTAA